The proteins below come from a single Treponema phagedenis genomic window:
- the tpiA gene encoding triose-phosphate isomerase, giving the protein MRKYFIAGNWKMHKTKAEAVALAKDVVEAVKGGPHKYMIAPSFTALDAVSQVVKNTNVLLGAQNMSTDEQGAHTGEVSVLQLKDLGVQVVILGHSERRHIYKETDEMVNKKVKLALAHGLEVILCIGELLEEREAGKAEQVCEAQTRKGLDGVSKEDLKRVTIAYEPVWAIGTGKTATPEDADAIHAYVRKIIADIYDKDAADSIIIQYGGSMKAENAQALLAKENIDGGLIGGAALKAETFAPIALCK; this is encoded by the coding sequence ATGCGTAAATATTTTATTGCAGGAAACTGGAAGATGCACAAAACAAAGGCCGAGGCTGTTGCTTTGGCAAAAGATGTTGTGGAAGCGGTAAAGGGCGGGCCGCATAAGTACATGATTGCGCCAAGCTTTACTGCCTTGGATGCGGTTTCACAGGTTGTAAAAAACACGAACGTCCTACTTGGTGCACAGAATATGAGCACTGATGAGCAGGGTGCTCACACCGGTGAGGTTTCCGTGCTGCAATTAAAAGACCTCGGCGTGCAGGTTGTGATTTTAGGGCATTCGGAGCGGCGTCATATTTACAAAGAAACCGATGAAATGGTTAATAAGAAGGTGAAGCTTGCCCTTGCACACGGACTTGAAGTTATCCTTTGTATCGGTGAATTGTTGGAAGAGCGGGAAGCCGGTAAGGCTGAGCAGGTGTGTGAAGCACAAACCAGAAAAGGGCTTGACGGCGTTTCAAAAGAGGATTTAAAACGAGTAACCATCGCATACGAGCCGGTATGGGCAATCGGCACGGGGAAAACAGCCACTCCCGAAGATGCGGATGCAATTCATGCTTATGTACGGAAAATAATTGCCGATATATATGATAAGGACGCAGCGGATTCGATTATTATTCAGTACGGCGGCTCTATGAAAGCGGAAAACGCTCAGGCTCTTTTGGCGAAAGAAAATATTGACGGCGGTCTTATCGGCGGCGCCGCCTTAAAAGCGGAAACTTTTGCGCCAATTGCGCTTTGTAAGTAG
- a CDS encoding tetratricopeptide repeat protein, which produces MSENVERLLHRVKSALLSRDFDFGEKILKGFLESNKNLEKQDEYEIYSALGQLYLRSEQFQKALSVYKKLQMQNAQDADVLNNLGTVYRRLGKLPESVAILKTALKLGKNKETVLYNLGNTYKEGEVYDRAADCFKQVLELNPNDVLAYNHLGTIQALEKKTELAIETYYKGLLLDPNHPFLHFNLANIFYKQGKLTAALESYLEAVKTMPGFIEAQKNIADIYLKIGKTDLALHSYKTLIQIEGESDKNLTALGTLYAQKGFKKESKIYYTQALKINNKFAPAAVGIAEILIAEKKYLEALHALEVAGGTASKVKELLVTMTEVCLKLRDYAKAKEVVLHFDPEWDNDIAALKVKGTLFSLLGDSEKASEAFKKILEIAPSQIDFRLELAEQYFLSHQYEEAKEELVQYLKNKPGDIPIRMRLAEILETMEKPKAAYDEYKKILQEDANHIEANRAIAALMKKYGELESAIHLAGEIANIQSSGDIENSVASFSQTLDLYEKAAQAFEKDVGLNANIDFSNDDDEQFFDADNIEIQNLPTYKNEDIISLFDEEDEDTSSFPYEALIEDEDGENYELDLSIDSPLYDISDSSDNSEDSELSDIPEEEMGNPFEYDQKENIFSGSDTDNNDTVSDFEEENGSHHFETDRDSEAPLLSPDNLIDNSENLGEAEFEPFYEQSPEKNQQKNKEDFLTDNNFLGEADADLIPFDDKDIFNQDLSNQELKGKEKSTSSKHSDADDTISESQKNAADPASKKTPALPPHTNHQENPLQDFPFSPYFDPVQKANTAFAKAAETLEKLANKLNDKIDSLQFSNDKKNAFDFPKTENRPKPPQPDFADTDSNLISNYDFANTNEDEIDLSEPEKPIEESPSEDITESTEYNDEFDPQDITDEIDLSEPEKPIEESLSEDITESTEYNDEFDPQDTTEEIDLSEPEKPIEEALSEDITESTEYNDEFDPQDITDEIDLSEPEKPIEESLSEDITESTEYNDEFDPQDTTEEIDLSEPEKPIEEALSEDITESTEYNDEFDPQDITEEIDLSEPEEPIEEALSENITESTEYNDEFDPQDTTEEIDLSEPEELLEESPSENITKSTEYSNEFDPQDTTEEIDLSEPEELLEESPSEDITENTEYSNEFDPQDTTEEIDLSEPQELLEESPSENITKSTEYSNEFDPQDTTEEIDLSEPQELLEESPSENITKKTEYSDEFDPQDTTEEIDLSEPQELLEESPSEDITENTEYSNEFDPQDTTDEIDLSEPEELLEESPSEDITENTEYSNEFDPQDITEEIDLSEPEKPIEESLSEDITENTEYSNEFDPQDITKEIDLSEPEKPIEESLSEDRPIEDEESEDEFATVENKENIEEFDTIEITDDKPESSDLSTHFDTQRFAQVSHLIDAKDLLNLLSYLNASILSSTEVEPMSFLEGNDQAQLDYIMNKLKRIGGLKNRALLSKIHQNFKTIYGNEMESFNDMFKYFYRLTVEFSDRILAAECIRSLDILMKKFQMLKEIE; this is translated from the coding sequence ATGTCTGAAAACGTCGAACGGCTGCTTCATCGGGTTAAATCGGCACTGCTTTCAAGAGATTTTGATTTCGGTGAAAAAATATTAAAGGGATTTTTAGAAAGCAATAAAAATTTAGAGAAACAAGACGAGTATGAAATATATTCGGCTTTGGGACAGTTGTATCTTCGATCGGAACAATTTCAAAAAGCATTATCCGTCTATAAAAAATTACAAATGCAAAATGCTCAAGATGCTGATGTACTGAACAATCTTGGTACCGTTTATCGCCGTTTGGGAAAACTACCTGAATCCGTTGCCATATTAAAAACAGCGCTCAAACTGGGCAAAAATAAAGAAACTGTTTTATACAACCTCGGGAATACATACAAAGAAGGAGAAGTGTACGATAGAGCGGCAGACTGCTTTAAACAAGTTCTTGAATTAAACCCTAACGATGTGCTTGCCTATAATCATCTCGGAACTATTCAAGCATTAGAAAAAAAAACTGAACTTGCAATTGAAACCTATTATAAAGGCTTGTTGCTTGACCCTAATCATCCTTTCTTACACTTTAATCTTGCAAACATATTTTATAAGCAAGGAAAACTCACCGCAGCGCTTGAGTCCTACCTTGAAGCGGTAAAGACAATGCCGGGCTTTATTGAAGCACAAAAAAACATTGCAGACATTTATTTAAAAATCGGGAAAACAGATCTTGCCCTTCATTCATATAAAACGCTGATACAAATTGAAGGAGAATCCGACAAAAACCTTACAGCACTCGGTACCTTATATGCACAAAAGGGATTTAAAAAAGAAAGCAAAATTTATTATACTCAAGCTTTAAAAATCAATAATAAATTTGCACCCGCCGCGGTAGGCATAGCGGAAATTCTTATTGCTGAAAAAAAATATCTTGAAGCTTTACATGCCCTTGAAGTTGCAGGCGGAACTGCGAGTAAAGTAAAAGAACTGTTAGTTACTATGACAGAAGTTTGCTTAAAGCTTAGAGATTACGCAAAAGCAAAAGAAGTTGTTCTTCATTTTGACCCTGAATGGGATAACGACATTGCAGCGTTAAAAGTAAAAGGCACGCTTTTTTCTCTTTTAGGAGATTCGGAAAAAGCAAGCGAAGCTTTTAAAAAAATCCTTGAAATTGCACCGTCCCAAATTGATTTTAGACTTGAGTTGGCTGAACAATACTTCCTCTCTCATCAATATGAGGAAGCAAAAGAAGAGCTTGTACAATATTTAAAAAACAAACCCGGAGATATTCCCATACGAATGCGTCTTGCAGAGATTCTTGAAACTATGGAAAAACCAAAAGCTGCTTATGATGAATATAAAAAAATACTGCAAGAAGATGCCAATCATATAGAAGCCAATAGGGCCATAGCCGCCTTAATGAAAAAATACGGAGAACTTGAAAGCGCCATTCATCTTGCCGGAGAAATCGCAAATATCCAAAGTAGCGGCGATATTGAAAATTCCGTAGCCTCCTTTTCTCAAACTCTTGATTTATACGAAAAAGCTGCGCAAGCATTTGAAAAAGATGTAGGACTGAATGCCAATATTGATTTTTCAAATGATGACGATGAACAATTTTTTGATGCAGATAATATTGAAATACAAAACCTCCCTACATATAAGAATGAAGATATCATTTCTCTTTTTGATGAAGAAGATGAGGACACATCTTCGTTTCCCTATGAAGCATTAATAGAAGATGAAGACGGAGAAAATTATGAACTTGATCTTTCAATTGACTCCCCGCTTTATGATATTTCCGATTCCTCTGATAACTCTGAAGACAGTGAACTCAGCGATATCCCGGAAGAAGAAATGGGAAATCCTTTCGAGTACGATCAAAAAGAAAATATCTTTTCGGGTTCTGATACCGACAATAACGACACAGTATCCGACTTTGAGGAAGAAAACGGTTCCCACCACTTTGAAACAGACCGTGACAGTGAAGCTCCCCTACTCTCCCCCGACAATCTTATAGACAATAGTGAAAATCTTGGAGAAGCTGAGTTTGAACCTTTTTATGAACAGTCACCGGAAAAAAATCAGCAAAAAAATAAAGAAGATTTTTTAACCGATAATAATTTTCTTGGAGAAGCCGACGCTGATCTTATACCGTTTGATGATAAGGATATTTTTAATCAAGACCTTTCCAATCAAGAACTAAAAGGCAAAGAAAAATCAACTTCATCAAAACACTCCGATGCAGATGATACAATATCTGAAAGCCAAAAAAATGCAGCAGACCCTGCTTCTAAAAAAACCCCGGCACTTCCTCCGCACACAAATCACCAAGAGAACCCCTTACAAGATTTCCCATTTAGTCCGTACTTTGATCCGGTGCAAAAAGCAAATACAGCTTTTGCAAAGGCTGCGGAAACACTTGAAAAACTTGCTAACAAATTAAATGATAAAATCGATTCATTGCAGTTCTCCAATGATAAAAAAAACGCTTTCGATTTTCCCAAAACCGAAAATCGTCCAAAACCGCCACAGCCTGATTTTGCCGATACCGATTCAAATCTCATCAGCAATTATGATTTTGCAAATACAAACGAAGATGAAATCGATTTATCAGAGCCGGAAAAGCCTATTGAAGAATCCCCTTCGGAAGATATAACGGAAAGCACCGAGTACAACGATGAGTTTGACCCGCAGGATATAACCGATGAAATCGATTTATCAGAGCCGGAAAAGCCTATTGAGGAATCCCTTTCGGAAGATATAACGGAAAGCACCGAGTACAACGATGAGTTTGATCCGCAGGATACAACCGAAGAAATCGATTTATCAGAGCCGGAAAAGCCTATTGAGGAAGCCCTTTCGGAAGATATAACGGAAAGCACCGAGTACAACGATGAGTTTGACCCGCAGGATATAACCGATGAAATCGATTTATCAGAGCCGGAAAAGCCTATTGAGGAATCCCTTTCGGAAGATATAACGGAAAGCACCGAGTACAACGATGAGTTTGATCCGCAGGATACAACCGAAGAAATCGATTTATCAGAGCCGGAAAAGCCTATTGAGGAAGCCCTTTCGGAAGATATAACGGAAAGCACCGAGTACAACGATGAGTTTGATCCGCAGGATATAACCGAAGAAATCGATTTATCAGAACCGGAAGAGCCTATTGAGGAAGCCCTTTCGGAAAACATAACGGAAAGCACCGAGTACAACGATGAGTTTGATCCGCAGGATACAACCGAAGAAATCGATTTATCAGAACCGGAAGAGCTCCTCGAAGAATCCCCTTCGGAAAACATAACAAAAAGCACCGAGTACAGCAATGAGTTTGACCCGCAGGATACAACCGAAGAAATCGATTTATCAGAACCGGAAGAGCTTCTCGAAGAATCACCTTCGGAAGATATAACGGAAAACACCGAGTACAGCAATGAGTTTGACCCGCAGGATACAACCGAAGAAATCGATTTATCAGAACCGCAAGAGCTTCTCGAAGAATCACCTTCGGAAAACATAACAAAAAGCACCGAGTACAGCAATGAGTTTGACCCGCAGGATACAACCGAAGAAATCGATTTATCAGAACCGCAAGAGCTTCTCGAAGAATCACCTTCGGAAAACATAACAAAAAAAACCGAGTACAGCGATGAGTTTGACCCGCAGGATACAACCGAAGAAATCGATTTATCAGAACCGCAAGAGCTTCTCGAAGAATCACCTTCGGAAGATATAACGGAAAACACCGAGTACAGCAATGAGTTTGACCCGCAGGATACAACCGATGAAATCGATTTATCAGAACCGGAAGAGCTTCTCGAAGAATCACCTTCGGAAGATATAACGGAAAACACCGAGTACAGCAATGAGTTTGACCCGCAGGATATAACCGAAGAAATCGATTTATCAGAGCCGGAAAAGCCTATTGAGGAATCCCTTTCGGAAGATATAACGGAAAACACCGAGTACAGCAATGAGTTTGACCCGCAGGATATAACCAAAGAAATCGATTTATCAGAGCCGGAAAAGCCTATTGAGGAATCCCTTTCGGAAGATAGACCGATTGAAGATGAAGAAAGCGAAGATGAATTTGCTACAGTTGAAAATAAAGAAAACATAGAAGAGTTTGATACAATTGAAATAACCGATGACAAACCTGAGTCTTCCGATTTATCAACCCATTTTGATACGCAGCGTTTTGCACAAGTTTCTCATCTAATTGATGCAAAGGATTTGCTGAATTTACTTTCCTATTTAAACGCATCTATTCTTTCGTCAACAGAGGTAGAGCCAATGTCGTTTTTAGAAGGTAATGATCAAGCGCAATTAGATTATATTATGAACAAGCTAAAACGCATTGGAGGATTAAAAAACAGAGCACTTTTAAGTAAGATACATCAGAACTTTAAAACTATTTACGGAAATGAAATGGAATCATTTAATGATATGTTTAAATACTTTTATAGACTCACAGTAGAATTTTCAGATAGAATTCTTGCAGCCGAATGTATTCGCTCATTAGATATCCTTATGAAAAAATTTCAAATGTTAAAGGAAATAGAATAA
- the deoC gene encoding deoxyribose-phosphate aldolase, translating into MEMNKYIDHTLLKPNAVEDDIIRICDEAKKYEFASVCVNPCNVAIVKKALADTTVKTCSVIGFPFGTQVSAIKLAEAEQAIADGAEEIDMVINIGKLLEGNTEFVTKEIKTIADACHKKNALLKVIVETCYLEEKNIADVCACVENANADFIKTSTGYGSRGASTDDIKLFKKYLKKDTKIKASGGIRTKADAEMYIELGCSRIGTSNGVGIIEG; encoded by the coding sequence ATGGAAATGAATAAGTATATTGATCACACCTTATTAAAACCGAATGCAGTTGAAGATGACATCATTCGTATTTGTGATGAAGCAAAAAAATATGAGTTTGCTTCCGTTTGTGTAAATCCTTGTAATGTGGCAATCGTAAAAAAAGCACTTGCCGATACAACGGTAAAAACATGCAGCGTTATCGGTTTCCCGTTCGGAACACAAGTTTCTGCAATCAAACTTGCGGAAGCAGAACAGGCAATTGCCGACGGAGCGGAAGAAATCGATATGGTAATAAACATTGGGAAATTGCTTGAAGGAAATACCGAGTTTGTTACAAAAGAAATTAAAACCATTGCAGATGCTTGCCATAAGAAAAACGCACTGCTGAAAGTTATTGTAGAAACCTGTTACCTTGAAGAAAAAAATATTGCCGACGTCTGCGCTTGTGTTGAAAACGCAAATGCCGACTTTATTAAAACCTCAACCGGCTATGGCTCCCGTGGTGCAAGTACGGATGACATAAAACTTTTTAAAAAGTATCTTAAAAAAGATACCAAAATAAAAGCTTCGGGCGGAATTCGTACAAAAGCCGATGCTGAAATGTATATTGAACTCGGCTGTTCAAGAATAGGAACCAGTAACGGCGTCGGCATTATCGAAGGCTAA
- the gpmA gene encoding 2,3-diphosphoglycerate-dependent phosphoglycerate mutase, producing the protein MKLVLVRHGESEWNKLNLFTGWTDVELSEKGMEEAKEGGKALREEGFDFDICYTSYLKRAIHTLNFILDEMDRNWLPVVKTWKLNERHYGALQGLNKAETAEKYGEDQVKNWRRSFDIAPPDLKEGDERCPYLQTPYRNENKNELPFTESLKDTIARAVPYFEEYIKKDMLAGKRVLIAAHGNSLRALIKYFEHLSDEEIIGVNLPTGVPLVYEFDKDFKVIDKRYLGDQEKIAAKINAVANQGKKK; encoded by the coding sequence ATGAAATTAGTTTTAGTACGACATGGCGAAAGTGAATGGAATAAGCTTAATCTATTTACCGGCTGGACAGATGTTGAGCTTTCGGAAAAAGGTATGGAAGAGGCTAAAGAAGGCGGCAAAGCGCTGCGAGAAGAGGGGTTTGATTTCGATATTTGTTATACCTCGTATTTAAAACGAGCGATTCACACCTTGAATTTTATTCTTGATGAAATGGACAGGAACTGGCTTCCTGTTGTTAAAACCTGGAAATTAAACGAGCGGCATTACGGTGCTTTGCAAGGATTAAATAAGGCTGAGACTGCGGAAAAATACGGCGAAGATCAAGTAAAAAATTGGCGACGCTCTTTTGATATTGCTCCGCCTGATTTAAAAGAGGGAGATGAGCGCTGCCCCTATTTACAAACACCGTATCGAAATGAGAATAAAAATGAGTTACCGTTTACCGAAAGTTTAAAGGACACAATTGCTCGCGCGGTTCCGTATTTTGAAGAGTATATCAAAAAAGACATGCTTGCCGGCAAGCGAGTGCTTATTGCCGCACACGGAAATTCTTTGCGTGCGTTGATTAAATACTTTGAACATTTAAGCGATGAAGAAATTATCGGTGTGAACCTTCCAACCGGTGTACCGCTTGTGTACGAATTTGATAAGGATTTTAAAGTCATTGATAAGCGTTATCTTGGCGATCAGGAAAAAATTGCGGCAAAAATAAATGCCGTTGCAAATCAGGGAAAAAAGAAATAA
- a CDS encoding leucine-rich repeat domain-containing protein, which translates to MHAEKTIRQISLVFVLLLFLSGCVHIEKNNVQASSNAVQQKIEKEEIYDYLIFTDSETEDSGFIVKANPQKIQRISKLFIPKTYRTKPITAIAGNGFMNCTSLTEISIPDSIREIPDSAFKNCSMVRKLTIAPTIAEIGVAAFMNCGNLQEIHITAGIQKIRNSAFANCVSLKEITFEKGEELTIYERAFTNCGFSKLIFPDRIVSIKNAAFYNCKELTQIALTSPVPPELGQQVFMDTSLESVLIPSNAYETAENWESYARLMQTP; encoded by the coding sequence ATGCATGCTGAAAAAACTATACGACAGATCTCACTGGTATTTGTTTTATTATTGTTCCTTTCCGGTTGTGTGCATATAGAAAAAAATAATGTTCAAGCATCATCTAATGCAGTGCAGCAAAAAATCGAAAAAGAAGAAATCTATGATTATCTAATCTTTACAGATTCCGAAACCGAAGATAGCGGATTTATAGTAAAAGCAAATCCGCAGAAAATACAGCGAATCAGTAAATTGTTTATTCCTAAAACTTATCGCACCAAACCTATTACCGCCATTGCCGGTAACGGTTTTATGAATTGCACCTCGCTGACGGAGATTTCGATTCCTGACAGCATACGAGAAATACCCGACTCTGCGTTTAAAAATTGCTCAATGGTACGAAAATTGACCATAGCTCCTACCATAGCCGAAATCGGAGTGGCGGCTTTTATGAATTGTGGAAATTTACAAGAAATACACATCACTGCCGGCATACAAAAAATACGAAACTCCGCATTTGCTAATTGTGTTTCGCTAAAAGAAATAACTTTTGAAAAAGGAGAAGAACTCACTATTTATGAACGTGCTTTTACAAATTGCGGTTTTTCAAAACTGATTTTTCCCGATCGGATTGTTTCGATAAAAAATGCAGCTTTTTATAACTGCAAAGAGCTTACACAAATTGCTTTAACTTCTCCTGTTCCTCCGGAGCTTGGGCAACAAGTTTTTATGGATACATCGCTCGAGAGTGTTTTAATTCCGTCCAATGCATATGAAACTGCTGAAAATTGGGAAAGTTATGCCAGACTTATGCAGACCCCGTAG
- a CDS encoding ClbS/DfsB family four-helix bundle protein — translation MARAQSKTDLLKDSESNFSILMEIIKNMNEKELNAEFNLDVSVNKKEAHWQRDKNIRDVLIHLYEWQELLLHWIHSNMTGEEKPFLPEPYNWKTYGEMNISFWKKHQQTSCNDAIKLLEQRHKKVITEIEKFSNEELFQKGKFKWTGTTTLGSYCVSSASSHYDWAIKKIKFFRKAKTH, via the coding sequence ATGGCAAGAGCACAAAGCAAAACTGATTTACTAAAAGATTCGGAAAGTAATTTTTCCATACTGATGGAAATAATTAAGAACATGAACGAAAAAGAATTGAATGCAGAATTTAATCTTGATGTTTCCGTAAATAAAAAAGAAGCTCATTGGCAACGAGATAAAAATATACGGGATGTTCTTATTCATCTGTATGAATGGCAGGAGTTGTTGCTTCATTGGATTCATTCAAACATGACCGGTGAAGAAAAACCGTTTTTACCCGAGCCTTATAACTGGAAAACCTACGGCGAGATGAATATTTCTTTTTGGAAAAAGCACCAACAAACTTCCTGCAATGATGCTATTAAGCTTTTAGAACAAAGGCACAAAAAGGTTATAACCGAAATAGAAAAGTTTTCCAACGAGGAGTTATTCCAAAAGGGAAAGTTTAAATGGACGGGCACAACCACGCTTGGAAGTTATTGTGTTTCTTCCGCCTCAAGCCACTATGATTGGGCAATAAAAAAGATCAAGTTTTTTAGAAAAGCAAAGACGCACTAA
- a CDS encoding flavin reductase family protein: MRKDFGVKTWFYPLPVLIVGTYDENGKANAMNAAWGGIYDTNQVIICLSPGHKTAKNIHAKKAFTISFADADHVVAADYVGIASGNKVPDKMEKAGFTTEKSVFVDAPIIRELPMALECRLIKTTEEGNFIGEIVNISADEKIIGEDDLIDAEKLQAICYDPVHHDYLVLGKKVGKAFSDGKSLE, translated from the coding sequence ATGAGAAAAGATTTTGGTGTAAAGACTTGGTTTTATCCATTGCCGGTTTTGATTGTGGGCACTTATGATGAAAACGGAAAGGCAAACGCAATGAATGCGGCTTGGGGCGGTATTTACGATACCAATCAAGTAATTATTTGCTTGAGTCCCGGACATAAAACCGCAAAAAACATTCATGCGAAAAAAGCTTTTACTATAAGCTTTGCGGATGCTGATCATGTAGTTGCGGCGGATTATGTCGGTATTGCTTCCGGGAATAAGGTGCCCGATAAAATGGAGAAGGCGGGCTTTACTACGGAAAAAAGCGTGTTTGTCGATGCGCCTATTATCCGCGAATTGCCAATGGCTTTGGAATGCAGACTCATAAAAACAACCGAAGAAGGAAACTTTATCGGCGAAATTGTTAATATCAGTGCCGATGAAAAAATAATTGGAGAAGACGATTTAATTGACGCAGAAAAGCTTCAAGCAATTTGCTACGATCCGGTTCATCATGATTATCTTGTGCTCGGAAAAAAAGTCGGTAAGGCTTTTAGCGATGGGAAGAGTTTGGAATAA
- a CDS encoding dihydrofolate reductase family protein, translating to MKKTYIIIHTHTSIDGNINSMDLPEFDIASQHYQQLCLSKDSKIKIDAYLNGKTSTEDNVTFYKKPKLDENAPKVPGGDYVAVEKMPMYYISIDPKGELAFETNTFYYGGVPTHFIEVLTEKASNAYKAFLRSKEISYIVAGQNNIDFEIMFEKLQELFGIRRLMVGGGGTINWTFLDRGFVDEVSMVIAPIANGDPNASRFFTAKEPYTKIKDKAFELKNVEVLDGGVIWALYKTKK from the coding sequence ATGAAAAAAACATATATTATTATTCACACACATACTTCCATCGATGGAAATATTAATTCAATGGATTTGCCGGAGTTTGACATAGCCTCTCAACATTATCAACAGCTGTGTTTGTCAAAAGATAGTAAGATAAAAATAGATGCATATCTAAACGGTAAAACCTCAACAGAAGACAATGTGACATTTTATAAGAAACCAAAATTAGATGAAAATGCACCAAAGGTTCCGGGTGGCGACTATGTAGCTGTAGAAAAAATGCCGATGTATTATATCTCCATTGATCCAAAAGGAGAGCTTGCCTTCGAAACAAATACTTTTTACTATGGAGGAGTTCCTACACATTTTATAGAAGTTCTAACAGAAAAGGCATCCAATGCTTACAAAGCCTTTTTAAGGAGTAAAGAAATTTCATACATTGTAGCTGGACAAAATAATATAGATTTTGAAATAATGTTTGAAAAACTACAGGAATTGTTTGGAATAAGAAGACTTATGGTAGGTGGTGGAGGTACTATAAACTGGACTTTTTTAGATAGAGGATTTGTGGATGAAGTCAGCATGGTTATTGCACCGATTGCAAATGGAGATCCCAATGCCTCGAGATTCTTTACTGCAAAAGAACCTTATACAAAAATAAAAGATAAGGCTTTTGAATTAAAGAATGTAGAAGTTTTAGACGGCGGAGTTATTTGGGCATTATATAAAACAAAAAAATAA
- a CDS encoding cyclophilin-like fold protein, which produces MLAEKPLVITMSDYGNFEKVGSLGKTLPRNDESIITKPGDLILYQGNSFVIYYDTNSWNFTRLGKIENISQGELKKILGVGSITVTLSLEK; this is translated from the coding sequence ATGCTTGCCGAAAAGCCGCTTGTAATTACCATGAGCGACTACGGCAATTTTGAAAAAGTAGGAAGCTTGGGAAAAACACTGCCGCGGAACGATGAATCCATTATAACAAAGCCGGGTGATTTAATTTTGTATCAGGGTAATTCCTTTGTTATTTATTACGATACTAATTCTTGGAATTTTACACGCCTTGGGAAAATTGAAAATATAAGCCAAGGCGAATTGAAAAAAATCTTAGGGGTAGGTAGTATTACCGTTACACTTTCTTTAGAAAAATAA
- a CDS encoding iron-containing alcohol dehydrogenase produces the protein MLGNFKYANPTRIYFGEDSLENLHGELKNYGKNILLVYGGGAIKKNGIYDDIISILKKENKNVIEDAGVMPNPTLKKLYEGIKIAKENKIDFILAVGGGSVCDYAKAVSVSVHCTEDPWEKFFVKAEEPIQKLFRSAVFLQWWEPARK, from the coding sequence ATGTTAGGAAATTTTAAATACGCAAATCCGACACGGATTTATTTTGGAGAAGATTCACTTGAAAATTTACATGGTGAATTGAAAAATTACGGCAAAAATATTTTGCTTGTATACGGCGGGGGGGCCATAAAAAAGAACGGAATTTATGATGACATTATTTCTATTTTGAAAAAAGAAAATAAGAATGTGATTGAAGATGCAGGCGTGATGCCGAACCCCACTTTAAAAAAATTATATGAAGGAATAAAAATCGCAAAAGAAAATAAAATTGATTTTATTCTTGCGGTAGGCGGTGGCTCCGTATGCGATTATGCAAAAGCGGTTTCAGTTTCCGTGCATTGCACTGAAGATCCTTGGGAAAAGTTTTTTGTGAAAGCGGAAGAGCCGATACAAAAATTATTCCGGTCGGCTGTATTCTTACAATGGTGGGAACCGGCTCGGAAATGA